In Acidimicrobiales bacterium, a single genomic region encodes these proteins:
- the nth gene encoding endonuclease III: MSRPRTPKGRAREAAARLAAEYPGTAAELCALHHDNAFQLLTATILSAQTTDARVNQVTPELFERFPTAAALAAADPGEVEAIIHSTGFFRAKARSIIGMAAALADRFGGEVPSAMADLVTLPGVGRKTANVVRSVGLGLPGLPVDTHVGRLSRRLGLTAESDPVKVEADLDAMVPAAGRGALSLRLILHGRQVCVARKPRCDVCVLADFCPSSQAPTARPPRRPGPPAVPLVPRLPSAHRASGTGNGNNGDAPVVPSR, encoded by the coding sequence ATGAGCAGACCCCGGACCCCGAAGGGGCGGGCGCGGGAGGCGGCGGCCAGGCTGGCAGCCGAGTACCCCGGCACGGCCGCCGAGCTGTGCGCGCTGCACCACGACAACGCCTTCCAGCTGCTGACGGCCACCATCCTGTCCGCCCAGACCACCGACGCCCGTGTCAACCAGGTCACCCCGGAGCTGTTCGAGCGCTTTCCCACCGCCGCCGCTCTGGCTGCGGCCGACCCGGGCGAGGTCGAGGCGATCATCCATTCCACCGGGTTCTTCCGGGCCAAGGCGAGGAGCATCATCGGGATGGCGGCCGCCCTTGCCGACCGCTTCGGCGGCGAGGTGCCGTCGGCCATGGCCGATCTGGTGACCCTGCCCGGGGTGGGGCGCAAGACGGCCAACGTCGTGCGCAGCGTCGGTCTCGGCCTGCCCGGGCTGCCCGTCGACACCCACGTCGGACGCCTGAGCCGTCGCCTCGGCCTCACCGCCGAGAGCGATCCCGTGAAGGTCGAGGCGGATCTCGACGCCATGGTGCCGGCTGCCGGGCGGGGGGCCCTCAGCCTGCGCCTGATCCTCCACGGCCGCCAGGTGTGCGTGGCCCGCAAGCCGCGCTGCGACGTGTGCGTCCTCGCCGACTTCTGCCCGTCATCGCAGGCCCCGACGGCGCGGCCGCCCCGCCGTCCCGGGCCGCCGGCGGTGCCCTTGGTCCCCCGGCTCCCGAGCGCCCACCGGGCCAGCGGGACGGGAAACGGGAACAACGGCGACGCTCCCGTCGTTCCTAGCAGGTGA